TCCGAAGACATTACGAGTCTCCGCCTGGACGAACAACAGAGAGAAGAGGAAGTTTTACGATTTAAATCCTCCTTACTGGACGATGTTCCCGAAGGTGACTTACACGAAGAGGTGGAAAAAAATCTCGAAATTTTGAATCGGTCTCTCCCAACGAAAGGGATCGGAAAAAATATCACTCGAGGAAACGTAAAATTTAAGGAAATCGCGCTTACTTTCGATCTAGGCACGGGAGAAGATTTACAAATTCTTTATGAGTTCATGAGTCGCTTTCCGATTAAGGTTACATTATTCGTATCGAACGAAAATCCTGCAAAGAAGGGCGGTTCTCTTTTTTCCAATACGAACATACAGTATTTGAAAAAACTGGTCGCCTTAAAGGGAAGGGTAGTGTTTGGAAACCATACGTGGAGTCATTACAATCTCCCGCGGAGTTTAAGAGAACCCTCGCTACGAAAACGAGCCTTGCTCAGCTACGTGAACGATGAAATTCCCGATCTGAACGATTTACTGGAAGAAATGAAAGCGGTCGAAGAAAAATTTCGACTTCTAACGGGAGCCGAGTTGACTAAATATTATCGCTTGCCGTACGGCGCAGTCGATCCGATTCTGCTGGATACTTATGCCAACTACGGATATGAAAATCATATTTTTTGGAGCAATAATTCCGTAGGTTCATTGGATGTTCCCGATTTCGTTTATAAGAAATACGTAGCAAGAAAGGATTCCGCCGGAAAAACAAAACTGATTCAAAATCCGCATTATAAAACCAAACAAGAGATGCTGGATTTTCTTTATCGCTGGGAGCAGTCCGACAAAAACGGAATGAACGGCGCAATCATACTAATGCATTTAGGATCGCCTAGGCAGACGGAGAAACTAATCTATATTTTACCCGATTTTATCCAAGCGATGCTGGATAAAGGTTATAAATTCGTGACAGTTCCGGAAATACTAAACGACCGGCAAGACTAAGCTTTACCGAGTAGACCGAGCCGGCGACGAGTTCCTCTATCCCCCTTTCTAGTATGTATTTATGCATTATAGGAAAGGCGAATGACTATTAAAATATGTTTTCTACTGAGATTGCGATTACATGGAATAGCTAATACTCCGGAATCATTTCCTACCGATATTCTCATCCGTGAGGAAAAAGAGAACCCATGAAATGAAACTGGAAAAATAGTTACTTCGAGAAAGTTTTATAGAAACCCTCTATCTTTTCTTTTTTTCCTTTTGAGGCGTCGGGGAAGAAGCGAAAGAATATGTTACCGATTTCGGTTTTGTATTCCAAATTCGTTCCGACAGACCGCTAAACCAAGTCTGGTACCGATATAGATGCAGATAAAATACCGGAACCATGACCAGAGTTACTAAACTCGCAAAAGCCAGCCCCCAACCGAATGCTAAAGCCATCGGAACCAAAAACGGATCGAATCCTCCGATTCCGTACGCGGTAGGCAGCAACCCCAGGACGGTGGTTACCGTAGTTAAAATGACCGCACGGAGTCGTAAATTTCCCGTTTCAAGAAGCACTTCTATAATATCTTTGTTCGGGTTATTCTTTCGCAGTGAGTTTGCAAAATCCACGAGCACGATCGAGTCGTTAACTACAACCCCCGAAAGGCCCACGATTCCTAGAAATGCCAGGAATCCGAAGTATTCTCCGTGAGAAACGAAAGCAAGAATGACTCCGATAAACGAAAATGGAATCGCGCTCACTACGACTAAGGGCTGCAATAAGGAACCGAATAAAGAAGCCAGTATGATATAAATGATCAAAAAGGCGGCAGCAAAAGCGAGTCCCAAGGATTTAAAAGAATCGTCGGTGTCCTTATTTTCTCCTCCGAAACGCACCGTATATCCCGGATACTTTTCGAGAATCTTGCGGGCATCCGCCAATTTTTTACTTTCCGAGTTGGCCTTACTCGGATTCGTATTTTTACCGGAAGCGAGATTTGCGGAAACGGTCATGACTCGTTTCCCATCCAAATGATTGATATTGGAGAAGCCGGGATTTTTTTGTATTGTGATGAGTCTCGAAACAGGAATCATTTTTCCCTGCAAATTCGAGACATATACGTGATTCAAGCTGCCGACGGACTGACGATAGGATTCGGGAAAGCGCACCTTTACTTCCACCTCCTCGTCGGTTCGCTTAATCTTAGTCGCGACCGTTCCTTGAAAGGCAGTATTGATGGCTTGTGCAACTCGACTCACCGAAACGCCCGCGGTCGAAGCAAGCGATTCGCTTACCTTGATCCGAACCTCGTCCTTTCCTTCGTTAAAATCATCGGCGATATCGGTAACCCCGTTCACTTTTCCCAAGACGTCTTTGTACTCGGCGGCGATTTTCAGCAGCGTATCGTATTCATCGCCTCGGATTTCGATTGCGATCGGCTTTCCTACGGGAGGTCCTCCGGAAAGTTTTTCGTATTCAAGCGCGACTAACTTTCCGCGCAAGGATGCGAATTCTTCCGGAATCGCCGTCGGTTCATCGGTATCGCATTCGTCCTTCTTATCCGCAGTTTCTTTTTTGATCCGTCCTTCTTCGATTTTACGGGATTCGTCGTTCAGGAGCCAAAGAGTCTTCTTTCGTAATCGCCTGATGATGTCGTCTGTCTTATGGCATTTTTTGCGATTTTCTTCTGCGGTTAAATAAGCCATCGTCATTCCAAAATGTTTTCCACGTTTGGTGAACGGATCGTTAGGATTTGCCTGAATGATCCCGACTCTTGTGGCAAAATTTTCCAAATCTTCAGGAGGAATCT
The Leptospira inadai serovar Lyme str. 10 genome window above contains:
- a CDS encoding polysaccharide deacetylase family protein; the protein is MLSEEESSVLSKTIKEIQDTGIQSEVLERKFRTIRLASSGLFFLILIVTTVFALARRLDSLQTTVEKQNKVISVLSEDITSLRLDEQQREEEVLRFKSSLLDDVPEGDLHEEVEKNLEILNRSLPTKGIGKNITRGNVKFKEIALTFDLGTGEDLQILYEFMSRFPIKVTLFVSNENPAKKGGSLFSNTNIQYLKKLVALKGRVVFGNHTWSHYNLPRSLREPSLRKRALLSYVNDEIPDLNDLLEEMKAVEEKFRLLTGAELTKYYRLPYGAVDPILLDTYANYGYENHIFWSNNSVGSLDVPDFVYKKYVARKDSAGKTKLIQNPHYKTKQEMLDFLYRWEQSDKNGMNGAIILMHLGSPRQTEKLIYILPDFIQAMLDKGYKFVTVPEILNDRQD